A stretch of DNA from Brevinematales bacterium:
TTAAAATCTTCCGGGTTTTTATAACCCTTCAGAATCTCGTCTAAAACTTCTGATTTGATGGTCATTTGTTTTCCTCCATATTATTATACTACAAATTGACCATTTACACAGTTTTTTCTATACCCTCGGAGAAGAAGTTAAAGGCTCTTTTCCATCTGCTCTTAAAGCATATTTGTTCGCTAAAAAATCTTTTCCTCTAGGATCATTTATGATTCAGCCTTGTATTCCTGGCCCTGAAGCTTATACCGTAACTGTAAGTTCGAGTTTACATAATGCCAAAGCCTAATTTTTCAGCTTTCACAGTTACATATAAAGGTGTTTCTCGAAGGATTATTATTAAGGATATAGAAATATCTGAAGCTTACGATAAAGATTCTCCCCCATCTCCTTTACCAAAAAGCATCAAAGTTCTTGCTTTATGGGATACTGGTGCTACTCATAGTGTTATATTACCTAAAGTTGTATCGGATTTGGGTCTTACTCCTACAGGTAAATGCACTATTAATCATGGGGGTGGAAAGGATGATGATGTAAACACATATATTGTTAATTTTGTATTTCCTAATGGTGTTACTATACAAGGAGTTGAGGTTTCAGAGAATACAAACATAGTAGATAACTTTCATGCGATAATCGGCATGGATATAATAACTTTAGGAGATATGAACCTATCCCATGTTTCTAAAAATACTAAAATGTCTTTTCGTATACCCACAATTAAAGGAATTGATTATGTACAGGAGTTTAATGTTTTATTATTCGCAGGAACACCTCGAAATGCCCCTTGTCCATGTGGAGCTATAGATTCATCGGGAAAACCTCTCAAATTTAAGTATTGTCATGGAATGAATACATAGTTAATATTTCATTGACCGATATCTTTTCCCGCCGAAATACCAATCTTCCCCCCGGTATTTGTAATTTCCGCCGTTCCATGCTAAACTATTCCGCATAATTTTTAAATAGGTCGGGCATCATGCTCAAACTGGAAGGCGTAGACAAGGTCTACAAAATAGCCGGCAAAACCAAGCAGATCCTGCAGCGTGTCGATTTGGAACTCAAGGAAGGCGAAATAGCCGCGGTCACCGGGAAATCCGGCTGCGGCAAGACCACGATGCTGAATATCATCGCCGGGCTGACTCCGCCGTCCCACGGGAAACTGTACTTCATGGGCAAGCGCATCGTCTATTTCCTCGACCTGATGCCGTCATGGATACGCAACCGCAAGATCGGCTTCATCTTCCAGACATTCAAACTGATTAACGAAGAGACGGTCGCGTCGAATATCCTGCTTCCCGCGCGGATTCGCGGGCATGCCGGAAAGAAGGAACAGACGCGGATGGATTCGCTTCTGGAACGGCTGGGGATCGCGGAGTATAAGAATATGCGCGCGGGGCTGTTGTCCGGCGGGCAGAAACAGCGTGTCGCTATCGCGCGCGCGCTGATCAATAACCCTCCCCTCATTCTCGCCGACGAACCGACCGCCAACCTCGATAAAGCCACCTCGCTCGAAATATTCCGTATCCTCGAGGGGCTCGCGGTCGACGAGAAGAAAGCTATCCTGATTGTCACCCATAAAGACTATATGCTCCAACGCGCGGAACGGGTTTTCGATATGATTGACGGGAAACTCATCCCCATTCAGAAAGACGACCTGATCGGGTATTTCGACAGGATGATGACTCCCATCGTCAGGATGGGCGAGAATCAGGAGCCGAAACCGCATCCCGGGAAACCGGTTAAGGTCGCGGGGCATTCCGGTAAAAAGGCGGGCAGCGCCGCCGGAAAAGGGGAGGAATAAGCGATGTTCCAACGAATATTCCTCACTCTCAAGGAAGTATTTAGCCAGCGCTTCATCAGTATCATCGTATTCTTTTCTATAATAGTCGCGGTTTTCTGCGTGGGGGCGTTCCAGATAGTCGGCAACAGCTTCAACCATTACATCCATGATAAATTCGCTACCTCGATCCCGCCTAATTTCATCAAAGTGACACCGAAACCCGCGGGCGGCCTCGGGCTGATCCAGCTCAAGAAGGACGACGGGAGCGTGCTTTCCGACGCTTTTCTCGCGAAAATACAGGGTCTCCCCGGCGTAAAGGAGATACATCCCTATATGTCGGTGCAGATTCCGGTGCAGGCGCTCATCGACCTGTCGAAACTTTTCCCCCTCCTGAATATCCGCTACCGTACCGACCTTGT
This window harbors:
- a CDS encoding ABC transporter ATP-binding protein, encoding MLKLEGVDKVYKIAGKTKQILQRVDLELKEGEIAAVTGKSGCGKTTMLNIIAGLTPPSHGKLYFMGKRIVYFLDLMPSWIRNRKIGFIFQTFKLINEETVASNILLPARIRGHAGKKEQTRMDSLLERLGIAEYKNMRAGLLSGGQKQRVAIARALINNPPLILADEPTANLDKATSLEIFRILEGLAVDEKKAILIVTHKDYMLQRAERVFDMIDGKLIPIQKDDLIGYFDRMMTPIVRMGENQEPKPHPGKPVKVAGHSGKKAGSAAGKGEE